Part of the Paenibacillus guangzhouensis genome is shown below.
TCGGCGTATGCTGGAAAAACAAGTGGAAGAATTTAAAGATGAAGACGAGTTTATTGATAAGTTATGGGATATAAGAAAATGTCCAAATCAATCTGAGATGCTCGGACTATATCCTATAGAAAAAGAAGTGCTTGATTTTATGGAGCGAGCATATCATATTCACATTTCTTCCTTACAGGGCTCTTCCAGTGAGCAAGGAGGAGTATCGTGAGTCTTGAATTACTTTTTATGGTAGGGGGATTAGCCCTATTAGATGCCCTTAGTCCGGCTACATTGGGGGTAACAGTATATTTGCTGTTAACTGAAAAAGAGCGATTAAGTTCACGCTTAATGATTTATTTAGTAACAGTCGCAGCATTTTATTTTTTAGTAGGTGTTGCTTTCATGTTAGGTCTGGATGTTTTACTGGCTGCTTTCTCCTCCATATTTCAAAATAGGATCGTGAGTTGGGTAATGCTGATCATTGGGGGAATTCTGTTTATAGCTAGCTTTTACTATCCTAAGAGTAAAAAAACGGATTTGCCAAGACCGAAATCAAAAAGTAAGGCATCCATGATTGCACTCGGGTTCACGACATCGTTGATTGAAGTGGGAGCAGCATTTCCTTATTTTGCTGCGATTGGTATTATGACGAGTTCAAATTTAGCAGTTTTTCAGTGGCTCCCGATTTTAGCTGGTTATAATTTTATTATGGTGCTACCGCCATTAATCGTATTTACATTGCATTTATTATTTGGGCAAGTGATGCAAAGACCATTGGAGAGGCTTCGAATCAAGCTTGCGAAGCATTCAGGATCGGTTATTTCGTGGATCATGTGTATCGTTGGGCTGATTTTAATTTTTAATAGCTTGGACTATTTGTGAAGAGTCATATGCAAAAGAGCGAGGTTCGCGGTCAGTTTTCCACGAGCACTCGCTCTTTTTGTTATGCTGTTGTCCAATTGAACAGTTTGCAGGCACAATTTGGTCAAATGTGAGGCTGGAATTGCTGGAATGGTAATTTTTCATCCTTTCACACCCCGTCTGCCAATTCGACAAGCCTCTGGATGCCTTCTCTCAATAGCTGCTCATTCAGATAGGAATAGCTGAGGCGTATCCATGATTTGTACTCCTTGAGCGGATCGCAAATCGCTCCGGGCACAAAAGTAATTGATTGCTTGATGCATGTACTGAGTAAACGTTCAATCTCCACCGTTTCCGGAAGCCTCACCCATAAGTTGAATCCGCCTGCAGGGGAGTTCCACTGCCAGTCGGTAGCGGACAATTCCTGTTCTACGATATCCTTACGGACCGCAAGCGCTATGCGAAGCTTCTCCATATGCTGCTGCAGCCGCTCGCTGAAAAAGTAATGCAGAAAAATTTTCTGATTCACCAAAGGCGTCCCGCTGTCCGACAACATTTTGGCTTTTATCAGGTAGTTCATGATGGAAGGGCGGCACGCAACGATGGCGATACCGAGGCCGGGAGCGATATATTTGCTGAAGCTGCGAAGATAAATGACCCATCCTGCCGTATCATAAGCAAAAAGAGGCCGTGGAGGCTCTTCACCAAAATATATGTAGCGGTAAGGATCGTCCTCTAATAGCAGACATTGATACTTCTCAGCAAGTTCAACGAGCCTTTTCCTTTGTTCGGCGGGTACGATATAGCCTGTTGGACTTTGAAAGGTAGGATTTAGATAAAACAGCCGCGGCTTGTAGGTTTTCATCAACTTCTCAACCTGCTCTAGATCGTAGCCGTACGGGTGGATCTCGACCGGAACGATATCCGCGCCTTGTCTTCTGAAAATATCAATCGCCGTGCTGTAAGTAGGGCGCTCCAACATAACGACATCTCTCGGCTTGACCAGTGCTCTGGCAACCAAATCCATGGCCTCCTGCGATCCGCATGTGATCAATAATTCGTCCGCAGACAAGTGAAACCGGTGGCGATCCGTAAAGTAACGGCACAACGCATCTCGCAGTTCCTGGTCTCCTTGCACGGTAAAGTAGGTGCCGAGCATTTTGGGATACAAATCGAACACTTGTTTCACATATTCCGAAAAATAAAGATTAGGGAGCAGGTTCGGGTCGAGCAGCGATTTTGACAGTACATATTCGGCTTGCACCTGATGAATTTCAGAAAGATGGCTTTCATGCACGTAAGCAGAAACGATCGGATTATGCAGCGAATCCACAGGAAAACTTCCACCGTTCGGTCTTACATAATAGCCGGATTTGTCCTTCGCTTCAACGATCCGATTTTCCTTTAGTAGCTGATAGGCTTTATAGACCGTTAGTCGATGCACATTGAATTCGATCGCCAGCGAGCGGATGGAGGGGAGCTTCTCATGCGGCTTCCATTCTCCGCGACGGATTCGATCCAGAATATAGTCATAAATTTGTTCAAACAGTTTGCCTGCATATTTGCTTGAAAGAACTGTTTTTTTCATATGTTTTGCCCCCAGACCCATTAACCCGATATATTCGCACTAGGTGTGTGTGTCTCTATTATACAGGAGGTTCCATCCTTCTGTTCTGGTCCTATCGATCTGTTCTATTCACCTTCATTTATGATGGAAAAAAGGGGGCTGAACAATTCTGTCGGAAATCACATCGCTCAGGAAAGAAGGTTTTAAGAATGAACAGAAACAATTTATTAACGGGTATCATCTATTGTTTGATTCCTGTGCTGGCGTGGGGGGGCATGTTTCCCGTCATGCAAGTTGCCTTGAAAACTCTCGATCCGTTCTATTTCACGACGATTCGCTACATATGGGCAGGCCTCATTCTGTTGGGAATGCTGATCGCTTTTGAAGGGAAGAACGCTCTTCGATTGGAGGGAAAGTCATGGAAGTTATTTTTCTTTGGCGCTGCAGGGTTTTCGGGATTCGGGTTTCTTACTTTTGTCGGACAAAAGCTCAGCGGACCGTCAGGTGCAATCAATGCCTCCGTTATCATGGCATTAATGCCACTATTAACGACATGTGTAAAATGGGCTGTGCATAAAAGGAAACCCAATCTTTCTACTTTTATTTCAATTTTCATTGCGCTTTCAGGCGCAATGCTGGTCATAACGAATGGAGATCCCTCCCTAATCATTCAAATCAAAGAGCACATTGGTGCCAGTCTGCTGATTATGCTCGGTGCTATATGCTGGGTCATTTATACGATGGGAGGCAGTCAATTAGTAGGCTGGTCGCCGCTTCGCTACACCGCTCTGACAACATGCTTCGGATCCTTGGTGAATATTTTAATCGTGCTGACGGCAACGGTTTTCGGAGCCTTGACGATGCCAAGTGCGGAGAGGATCGGAAGCGTGTGGTCTGAACTACTGTATATGATCCTGATTGCAGGCGTACTTGCCGTGTTCACTTGGAACGTCGGCAATAAAATGTTGAAGCCGGAGAACGGCATGCTATTTATGAACATCGTCCCTGTTACGACAGTCACGATCAGTGCTCTCCAGGGCGTTGAAGTCGGAAGGTTACAGCTCGCAGGGACCTTCATCGTGATCATTGCACTGGTGGTTAGTAATTTGAGTCAGAGACGAGGAAAGATGCAGGTGAATATACAAAATGACCATTCTTGATCATTATCGGAATGTGCTAAACGGAGAATCGAAGACGTCTCCCGTTGAGCGCTTTATGGGACTGAAGCTAATTAGCGTAGAAGAGGGCGAGGCCACGTATGAAATGCAGGCTTCTGAACAACATGCGAATCCGCAAGGCACATGCAACGGCGGTATCATCGGCATTCTTGCCGACATGGCCATGGGAATTGCCTACGGATCTACCTTGCAAAAAGACGAAACATTTACCACGATCGAGATGAAAGTAAATTTTTTTAGACCTGTGTGGAACGCCAAAATAAAGGCCCATGCTACGCTGTATAAGCGGGGACATACAATTGGGTTCGTCCAATGTAATATTACTGACGAGGACGGTAAACTCATCGCTCATGCCTCAAGCACTTGTATGACATTAAGGGGCGAAAAAGCACAAGGC
Proteins encoded:
- a CDS encoding GAP family protein produces the protein MVSLELLFMVGGLALLDALSPATLGVTVYLLLTEKERLSSRLMIYLVTVAAFYFLVGVAFMLGLDVLLAAFSSIFQNRIVSWVMLIIGGILFIASFYYPKSKKTDLPRPKSKSKASMIALGFTTSLIEVGAAFPYFAAIGIMTSSNLAVFQWLPILAGYNFIMVLPPLIVFTLHLLFGQVMQRPLERLRIKLAKHSGSVISWIMCIVGLILIFNSLDYL
- a CDS encoding aminotransferase-like domain-containing protein; this encodes MKKTVLSSKYAGKLFEQIYDYILDRIRRGEWKPHEKLPSIRSLAIEFNVHRLTVYKAYQLLKENRIVEAKDKSGYYVRPNGGSFPVDSLHNPIVSAYVHESHLSEIHQVQAEYVLSKSLLDPNLLPNLYFSEYVKQVFDLYPKMLGTYFTVQGDQELRDALCRYFTDRHRFHLSADELLITCGSQEAMDLVARALVKPRDVVMLERPTYSTAIDIFRRQGADIVPVEIHPYGYDLEQVEKLMKTYKPRLFYLNPTFQSPTGYIVPAEQRKRLVELAEKYQCLLLEDDPYRYIYFGEEPPRPLFAYDTAGWVIYLRSFSKYIAPGLGIAIVACRPSIMNYLIKAKMLSDSGTPLVNQKIFLHYFFSERLQQHMEKLRIALAVRKDIVEQELSATDWQWNSPAGGFNLWVRLPETVEIERLLSTCIKQSITFVPGAICDPLKEYKSWIRLSYSYLNEQLLREGIQRLVELADGV
- a CDS encoding DMT family transporter; this encodes MNRNNLLTGIIYCLIPVLAWGGMFPVMQVALKTLDPFYFTTIRYIWAGLILLGMLIAFEGKNALRLEGKSWKLFFFGAAGFSGFGFLTFVGQKLSGPSGAINASVIMALMPLLTTCVKWAVHKRKPNLSTFISIFIALSGAMLVITNGDPSLIIQIKEHIGASLLIMLGAICWVIYTMGGSQLVGWSPLRYTALTTCFGSLVNILIVLTATVFGALTMPSAERIGSVWSELLYMILIAGVLAVFTWNVGNKMLKPENGMLFMNIVPVTTVTISALQGVEVGRLQLAGTFIVIIALVVSNLSQRRGKMQVNIQNDHS
- a CDS encoding PaaI family thioesterase; protein product: MTILDHYRNVLNGESKTSPVERFMGLKLISVEEGEATYEMQASEQHANPQGTCNGGIIGILADMAMGIAYGSTLQKDETFTTIEMKVNFFRPVWNAKIKAHATLYKRGHTIGFVQCNITDEDGKLIAHASSTCMTLRGEKAQGR